Proteins encoded by one window of Mustelus asterias chromosome 9, sMusAst1.hap1.1, whole genome shotgun sequence:
- the e2f8 gene encoding transcription factor E2F8 — translation MTSICLKLQNPSESLNAADRNGKPKDDITEINQRENIFLEPHKKATKTPLKQQSSTSHSVLGAIRTDLGTMTTPTKLQESPVGEPWTPTANLKMLISAASPEIRSREKKKQELLVDDDHASETNENLQDQLSGEEFEKFHPSRKEKSLGLLCYRFLARYPDYPNPAVNNDICLDEVAAELNVERRRIYDIVNVLESLHMVSRLAKNRYRWHGRHNLSHTLGTLKNVGEDQKYAEQMLHIKKKGFELHENCIKEPLREQNSDNNSEVKPKEMYFVELPGMEFRAASINGRKDKSLRVMSQKFVMLFLVSKPRVVSLDTAAKILIGDDQKVDLDHSKFKTKIRRLYDIANVLTSLELIKKVHVTEVRGRKPAFKWIGPEAFPDRIDIKPITLTTSAVRGTPLPKVSKETFAKNLFPASNTKQGFTRHASLNYLLQNMENDQRKISSAPSSPVGKIYSDSSKTGLYPSKMDQLATICKLQLEAQSNLNATELTVSPSKPCSSQEKSKPDNPPGLVEPTLCTEVNSAVFSQVKPTFQPLGVFPLVHGQYSSVLPLMLPQSHSSGSYTICFQPPQPRNLTAHPSGFVQSIPFATEKQIASPNDSKSRNHSNKRTAEMCSDGPESATDNQNSKAAKRDTLPDRCLKQPVTHELNEVLPSKAANKSEHQPTKDVDSLRGPSPNEDELFEIHQARLKARRCLLTNRPSPRALHLDPEFLNAPEDKSVCCEKLEHSVECFLENEERCGIILSEGKTATVKAVPVAIAFPAHLHSVSETVMPSGYLIPLPQQASFNSSSSGSPEMKNKCVSSPEHQLYHSPFLSGVAPMAASDYSPANFSATHITPLKLPYPVAVASSIASLPVVSPANISSFTSSGHHFPIHSPSPGILNFTLQNLGLINPGVHFSVSQGSTLATASPEQACPLPGNINLQQGKMIFVKPVSPHHQLTGQPVALISIQQRTVPATPEGAQSINRESFFRTPGGPTSASMLSSVTAVVTNSSSKSPSGNVHLSQRKLEVSTEDFQ, via the exons ATGACGAGCATTTGTTTAAAACTGCAAAATCCAAGTGAAAGCTTGAATGCTGCTGACAGAAATGGGAAACCTAAAGATGACATTACCGAAATCAACCAAAGG gaaaatatatttttagaACCACATAAAAAGGCAACAAAAACCCCATTGAAGCAACAATCTTCTACCTCACATTCAGTATTGGGGGCAATTAGAACAGATTTGGGAACCATGACCACACCGACAAAGCTTCAGGAATCCCCTGTTGGAGAGCCATGGACACCTACCGCTAATTTGAAAATGTTGATCAGTGCTGCCAGTCCAGAGATCAGGAGCAGGGAAAAGAAGAAGCAAGAGTTGCTTGTGGATGACGACCATGCTTCAGAGACAAATGAGAATTTACAG GATCAGTTATCTGGGGAAGAATTTGAGAAATTTCATCCAAGTCGCAAAGAAAAGAGTCTGGGTTTGTTGTGCTATCGATTCCTGGCACGGTATCCTGACTATCCCAACCCTGCAGTGAACAATGACATATGCTTGGATGAAGTAGCAGCAGAACTGA ATGTTGAACGTAGACGCATCTACGATATTGTGAATGTATTAGAAAGCTTACATATGGTGAGTCGGCTTGCTAAGAATCGGTACAGATGGCATGGCcgccacaatctctctcacacactgggaacattgaaGAATGTTGGTGAAGATCAAAAATATGCAGAACAGATGTTGCACATCAAGAAGAAAGGGTTTGAATTGCATGAAAACTGTATAAAAGAGCCACTACGAGAGCAAAATTCAGACAACAACAGTGAGGTGAAGCCTAAAGAAATGTATTTTGTGGAACTTCCTGGAATGGAATTTCGAGCAG CCTCAATAAATGGACGGAAGGACAAATCCCTGAGAGTAATGAGTCAGAAATTTGTCATGTTGTTCCTGGTATCAAAACCCCGAGTGGTTAGTCTTGATACTGCTGCTAAAATCCTAATTGGTGATGACCAGAAGGTGGACTTGGATCACAGCAAGTTTAAGA CTAAAATCAGACGACTCTACGATATCGCTAATGTTCTCACCAGCCTTGAACTTATAAAAAAAGTCCATGTAACAGAGGTGAGAGGACGGAAGCCAGCGTTTAAATGGATAGGACCAGAAGCATTCCCAGACCGAATTG ATATAAAACCCATTACACTGACTACCTCAGCTGTACGCGGTACTCCGTTACCCAAGGTTTCAAAAGAAACATTTGCCAAGAATCTTTTCCCTGCCTCGAACACTAAGCAAGGCTTCACTCGGCATGCATCTTTGAATTACTTACTGCAAAACATGGAGAATGATCAGAGGAAAATCAGCTCTGCACCGAGTAGCCCAGTTGGCAAAATCTACA GTGATTCTTCCAAAACTGGATTATACCCAAGTAAAATGGACCAGCTTGCTACAATTTGTAAACTTCAATTGGAAGCCCAATCTAA CCTGAATGCCACTGAACTCACAGTGTCACCGTCAAAACCATGTTCCTCACAAGAAAAGTCAAAACCTGATAACCCCCCTGGACTTGTTGAACCAACACTATGTACTGAAGTTAATTCAGCAGTATTCTCTCAGGTTAAACCGACATTTCAGCCTCTCGGGGTGTTCCCTTTGGTGCACGGACAGTATTCTTCTGTTTTACCATTGATGTTACCTCAAAGCCACTCTAGTGGATCTTATACAATTTGTTTCCAACCTCCGCAGCCAAGAAACCTGACTGCACACCCCTCTGGCTTTGTGCAGTCCATACCTTTTGCCACGGAAAAACAAATTGCAAGTCCAAATGATTCAAAGTCAAGGAACCACTCCAATAAACGGACTGCTGAAATGTGTTCTGATGGACCAGAATCTGCTACCGACAACCAAAATAGCAAAGCAGCCAAACGTGATACACTCCCTGACCGATGTCTGAAGCAACCAGTTACACATGAATTAAATGAAGTTTTGCCTTCCAAAGCAGCGAATAAATCTGAGCATCAGCCAACAAAGGATGTCGATTCATTAAGG GGTCCATCGCCAAACGAAGATGAACTTTTTGAGATTCACCAAGCAAGGCTAAAGGCCCGCAGGTGTTTGCTAACTAATCGGCCTTCCCCACGGGCTTTGCATCTCGAtccagagttcctcaatgccCCAGAAGACAAGAGTGTCTGCTGTGAAAAACTAGAGCACAGTGTCGAATGTTTTCTTGAAAACGAAGAGAGGTGTGGGATTATTTTGTCAGAAGGAAAAACCGCTACAGTAAAAGCTGTTCCAGTGGCAATTGCATTTCCTGCCCATCTTCATTCTGTGTCTGAG ACTGTAATGCCGTCTGGATACCTCATCCCATTACCACAGCAGGCATCTTTCAATAGTTCAAGCAGCGGGTCTcctgaaatgaaaaataaatgtgtgTCTTCACCAGAGCATCAGCTTTACCATTCACCTTTCTTATCAG GTGTTGCACCAATGGCTGCTTCAGACTACTCCCCAGCTAATTTCTCTGCCACTCATATAACCCCTCTGAAATTGCCTTATCCAGTGGCTGTTGCTTCTTCCATAGCCTCTCTTCCAGTTGTGAGCCCAGCCAACATATCATCCTTCACTTCTTCGGGTCATCACTTTCCTATTCACAGTCCCAGCCCGGGGATTCTGAATTTCACGCTGCAGAATCTTGGTTTGATCAACCCCGGAGTGCACTTTTCAGTGAGTCAAGGGTCTACATTGGCAACTGCTTCTCCAGAACAAGCCTGTCCTCTCCCAGGGAACATAAATCTACAACAAGGAAAGATGATCTTTGTTAAGCCAGTGTCTCCTCACCACCAGCTGACCGGACAACCTGTAGCATTGATTAGTATACAACAG CGAACTGTGCCAGCTACACCCGAGGGTGCTCAGTCGATCAACAGAGAGAGTTTCTTTCGTACTCCAGGAGGTCCAACATCAGCTTCCATGCTGTCATCAGTAACTGCTGTTGTTaccaacagcagcagcaaaaGCCCTTCAGGAAACGTGCACCTTTCGCAGCGAAAGCTTGAGGTCAGCACCGAAGATTTTCAATGA